One genomic segment of Ricinus communis isolate WT05 ecotype wild-type chromosome 3, ASM1957865v1, whole genome shotgun sequence includes these proteins:
- the LOC125369537 gene encoding uncharacterized protein LOC125369537 has translation MYTLARALETWQHYLWPKESMIHTDNESLKHLKRQNKLNKYHAKWSEFIESFPYVIKYKKGKDNVVTDALSRRYALFPTLNAKFLGVEHIKEIYEHDSNYGNVFNACEKGAFDMFYRHDGFLFKEKYLCIPICSMREVLVREAHEDGLIGYFGIAKTLDVLHDVFYWLNMK, from the coding sequence ATGTACACATTGGCAAGAGCTTTAGAGACATGGCAACACTATCTTTGGCCCAAAGAGTCTATGATCCACACAGATAATGAGTCATTGAAGCATTTGAAGAGGCAAAATAAGCTTAACAAATAccatgctaaatggagtgagTTCATTGAGTCCTTTCCATATGTGATCAAATATAAGAAAGGTAAAGATAATGTTGTTACGGATGCATTATCTCGAAGATATGCACTTTTTCCTACTTTGAATGCCAAATTCCTTGGTGTTGagcatattaaagaaatttatgagCATGACTCTAATTATGGCAATGTGTTTAATGCTTGTGAAAAAGGTGCTTTTGATATGttttatagacatgatggatttttgtttaaagaaaaatatttgtgTATTCCCATATGTTCTATGCGTGAGGTATTAGTTAGGGAAGCTCATGAGGATGGTTTAATAGGATACTTTGGAATTGctaagactttagatgttttgcatgATGTTTTCTATTGGCTTAATATGAAATGA